From one Triticum aestivum cultivar Chinese Spring chromosome 4B, IWGSC CS RefSeq v2.1, whole genome shotgun sequence genomic stretch:
- the LOC123089912 gene encoding calcium-dependent protein kinase 9-like, which translates to MAADDLSTCVLVHAAHPWLQDAKKAPNVPLGDVVRARLKQFSVMNRFKKKAMRVIAEHLSAEEMEVIKEMFALMDTDNNGRVTLDELKAGLARVGSKLMEPEMELLMEAADVDDDGYLDYAEFVAITIHLQRLSNDQHLRKAFLFFDRDSSGYIERPELADALADDSGRADDAVVDHVLQEVDTDKDGRDSFEEFVAMMKAGTDWSHWRKASRQYSKQRFKSLSNSLIKDGSISMALLTIHHTYIHIPTADGRPMRCLVFDVYINSIELDLISSSSLFSRLFESSAGLMRKCFWSGVGSCL; encoded by the coding sequence ATGGCGGCTGATGATCTGTCCACGTGCGTGCTTGTGCATGCAGCGCACCCGTGGCTGCAGGACGCGAAGAAGGCGCCGAACGTGCCGCTAGGGGACGTGGTGCGGGCGCGGTTGAAGCAGTTCTCCGTCATGAACCGCTTCAAGAAGAAGGCGATGCGGGTGATCGCGGAGCACCTGTCGGCGGAGGAGATGGAGGTGATCAAGGAGATGTTCGCGCTCATGGACACGGACAACAACGGACGGGTCACGCTGGACGAGCTCAAGGCCGGCCTCGCCCGGGTGGGCTCCAAGCTCATGGAGCCGGAGATGGAGCTCCTCATGGAGGCCGCCGACGTGGACGATGATGGCTACCTCGACTATGCCGAGTTTGTCGCCATCACCATCCACTTGCAGCGCCTCTCCAACGACCAGCACCTCCGCAaggccttcctcttcttcgacCGCGACAGCAGCGGCTACATTGAGCGCCCCGAGCTCGCGGACGCCCTCGCCGACGACTCCGGCAGGGCCGACGACGCCGTCGTCGACCACGTCTTGCAGGAGGTCGACACCGATAAGGATGGTCGTGACAGCTTTGAGGAGTTCGTCGCGATGATGAAGGCCGGGACGGACTGGAGTCACTGGAGGAAAGCGTCGCGCCAGTACTCCAAGCAGCGCTTCAAGTCGCTCAGCAACAGCCTGATCAAGGACGGCTCCATCTCCATGGCGCTGCTGACCATCCATCACACATACATTCATATTCCGACTGCAGATGGTCGACCGATGCGATGCTTGGTTTTTGATGTATACATCAATTCAATTGAATTGGATTTAATTTCTTCCAGTAGTTTGTTCAGTAGACTGTTTGAATCTTCTGCAGGATTAATGCGAAAATGTTTTTGGTCTGGCGTTGGATCATGCCTGTAA